The following proteins are co-located in the Streptomyces sp. DT2A-34 genome:
- a CDS encoding SRPBCC domain-containing protein — protein MSEEKSKEFEIAREFEVDATPQEVWEAITTGTGGYLWPMEPPEPKVGGKGPFGSTVTAWDPPHRYTNRVEDVEGISEQTMNQLDYTVEPRDDGRRAWVRYVHSGIFVDDWDNQYDGAAKHTDFYLHTLREYLLHFAPRPAAFATFDGPEASKAADALAAVGRALGVGEDVVAGTRVTVHGPDEFDAVVDYRDPYFIGLRTDRGLTRVFGRNHWGHPVGISLHDFTPGADIKECETAWQDWLNGVFSQS, from the coding sequence ATGTCCGAGGAAAAGTCCAAGGAATTCGAGATCGCCCGCGAGTTCGAGGTCGACGCCACTCCCCAGGAGGTGTGGGAGGCGATCACCACCGGAACCGGAGGCTATCTGTGGCCGATGGAGCCGCCGGAGCCCAAGGTCGGCGGCAAGGGGCCCTTCGGGTCCACGGTCACCGCCTGGGACCCGCCGCACCGCTACACCAACCGCGTCGAGGACGTCGAGGGCATCTCCGAGCAGACCATGAACCAGCTCGACTACACGGTCGAGCCCCGCGACGACGGCCGACGGGCCTGGGTGCGGTACGTGCACAGCGGGATCTTCGTCGACGACTGGGACAACCAGTACGACGGTGCCGCCAAGCACACCGACTTCTATCTGCACACCCTGCGCGAGTACCTGCTCCACTTCGCGCCCCGCCCGGCCGCCTTCGCCACCTTCGACGGGCCCGAGGCGTCGAAGGCCGCCGACGCCCTCGCCGCCGTCGGGCGGGCGCTCGGCGTGGGGGAGGACGTGGTCGCCGGGACGCGGGTGACGGTCCACGGGCCCGACGAGTTCGACGCCGTGGTCGACTACCGCGACCCGTACTTCATCGGGCTGCGCACGGACCGGGGCCTCACCCGCGTCTTCGGACGCAACCACTGGGGCCACCCGGTCGGCATCTCCCTGCACGACTTCACGCCGGGCGCCGACATCAAGGAGTGCGAAACCGCCTGGCAGGACTGGCTGAACGGCGTGTTCAGCCAGTCCTGA
- a CDS encoding metal-sulfur cluster assembly factor, which yields MSDTVEMKPASEEELREALMDVVDPELGIDVVNLGLIYGIHVDDANIATVDMTLTSAACPLTDVIEDQAKSATDGLVSELRINWVWMPPWGPDKITDDGREQLRALGFNV from the coding sequence ATGAGTGACACCGTGGAGATGAAGCCGGCCTCGGAGGAGGAGCTCCGCGAGGCCCTGATGGACGTGGTCGACCCCGAGCTGGGCATCGACGTCGTCAACCTCGGCCTGATCTACGGCATCCACGTCGACGACGCGAACATCGCGACCGTCGACATGACCCTGACCTCGGCGGCCTGCCCGCTGACCGACGTCATCGAGGACCAGGCCAAGTCCGCCACGGACGGTCTCGTCAGCGAGCTGCGCATCAACTGGGTGTGGATGCCGCCGTGGGGCCCGGACAAGATCACGGATGACGGCCGTGAGCAGCTTCGGGCGCTGGGCTTCAACGTCTGA
- a CDS encoding endonuclease/exonuclease/phosphatase family protein: MPSKKSARLAALTVAAVCSAASTVVLTAPAHADSVRIHDIQGSTRISPYAGKQVTDVAGIVTGVRTYGSSRGFWIQDPDADADPATSEGVFVFTGSVPKVAVGDSVLVSGTVAEYVPGGASSGNQSLTEITKPTITVVSSGNAVPAATVVDEDSVPDSYTPAGDTAAGGSVNGLTLQPAKYALDHYESLEGMNVQVADARVVTATDPYTELWVTVKPWEHRNRRGGTVYGSYESQNTGRLQIQSLGAPADFPVANVGDTLAGTTTGPLDYTQFGGYTLVASELGTLKSGGIKRETTQKQGRGELAVATYNVENLDPSDATFAEHASAIVNNLQSPDIVSLEEIQDNNGAKNDGTVAADQTMKKLIDAIVDAGGPAYDWRSIDPVDKADGGEPGGNIRQVFLFNPERVSFVDRAGGDATTAVGVTKVNGKAALTASPGRVDPANAAWTNSRKPLAGEFAFRGRTVFVIANHFASKGGDQSLHAQYQPPARSSETQRHLQATAVNAFVKDILAVQKNADVVTLGDINDFEFSGTAERLEDGGALWSAIKSLPKSERYSYVYQGNAQTLDQILISPSIRRSCDFEYDSVHINSEFNDQISDHDPQVLRFRP, encoded by the coding sequence TTGCCGAGCAAGAAGTCCGCGCGTCTCGCTGCGCTCACCGTCGCCGCCGTCTGTTCCGCGGCGTCCACCGTCGTCCTCACCGCGCCCGCGCACGCCGACTCCGTGCGCATCCATGACATCCAGGGCAGCACCCGCATATCCCCGTACGCCGGCAAGCAGGTCACGGACGTGGCCGGAATCGTCACCGGCGTGCGCACCTACGGCTCGTCCAGAGGCTTCTGGATCCAGGATCCGGACGCGGACGCCGACCCGGCCACCAGCGAGGGCGTCTTCGTCTTCACCGGTTCCGTCCCGAAGGTGGCCGTCGGCGACTCGGTCCTGGTCTCGGGCACGGTCGCCGAGTACGTCCCGGGCGGCGCCTCCTCCGGCAACCAGTCGCTCACCGAGATCACCAAGCCGACGATCACCGTCGTCTCCAGCGGCAACGCCGTCCCGGCCGCGACGGTCGTCGACGAGGACTCGGTGCCGGACAGCTACACCCCGGCCGGCGACACCGCCGCGGGCGGCTCGGTCAACGGTCTGACGCTCCAGCCGGCGAAGTACGCCCTCGACCACTACGAGTCCCTGGAGGGCATGAACGTCCAGGTCGCCGATGCGCGCGTGGTCACCGCGACCGACCCGTACACCGAGCTGTGGGTCACGGTGAAGCCGTGGGAGCACCGCAACCGCCGCGGCGGCACGGTCTACGGCTCCTACGAGTCGCAGAACACCGGACGCCTGCAGATCCAGTCCCTGGGCGCCCCGGCCGACTTCCCGGTCGCGAACGTCGGCGACACGCTCGCCGGCACCACCACCGGCCCGCTGGACTACACCCAGTTCGGCGGCTACACCCTCGTCGCGAGCGAGCTGGGCACGCTCAAGAGCGGTGGCATCAAGCGGGAGACGACCCAGAAGCAGGGGCGCGGCGAGCTGGCGGTCGCGACGTACAACGTCGAGAACCTCGACCCGTCCGACGCCACCTTCGCCGAGCACGCCTCCGCGATCGTGAACAACCTCCAGTCGCCCGACATCGTGTCCCTGGAGGAGATCCAGGACAACAACGGCGCGAAGAACGACGGTACGGTCGCCGCCGACCAGACGATGAAGAAGCTGATCGACGCGATCGTCGACGCGGGCGGCCCGGCGTACGACTGGCGCTCCATCGACCCGGTCGACAAGGCCGACGGCGGTGAGCCGGGCGGCAACATCCGCCAGGTGTTCCTGTTCAACCCGGAGCGGGTCTCCTTCGTCGATCGCGCGGGCGGCGACGCCACGACGGCCGTCGGTGTGACCAAGGTGAACGGCAAGGCGGCGCTGACGGCCTCCCCCGGCCGTGTCGACCCGGCGAACGCGGCCTGGACGAACAGCCGCAAGCCGCTGGCCGGCGAGTTCGCCTTCCGTGGCCGCACGGTCTTCGTGATCGCCAACCACTTCGCCTCCAAGGGCGGCGACCAGTCGCTGCACGCGCAGTACCAGCCGCCGGCCCGCAGCTCGGAGACCCAGCGCCACCTCCAGGCGACCGCGGTGAACGCCTTCGTCAAGGACATCCTGGCCGTCCAGAAGAACGCGGACGTCGTCACGCTCGGCGACATCAACGACTTCGAGTTCTCCGGCACCGCCGAGCGGCTGGAGGACGGCGGCGCGCTGTGGTCGGCGATCAAGTCGCTGCCCAAGAGCGAGCGTTACTCGTACGTCTACCAGGGCAACGCCCAGACGCTGGACCAGATCCTGATCAGCCCGTCGATCCGGCGCTCCTGCGACTTCGAGTACGACAGCGTGCACATCAACTCGGAGTTCAACGACCAGATCAGCGACCACGACCCGCAGGTGCTGCGGTTCCGCCCGTAA
- a CDS encoding antibiotic biosynthesis monooxygenase, with amino-acid sequence MTRRTDTHPDLTRPEIGAPFFSTWRVGTPLRQKQSVEAIADTWERRPWPTDDLLGYYVYTGQDASTLLHYSQWASEQAYEAFVRRHRQERNDEIDTAVPGIERLGLGRYRHYRSARREGDSRVPGCIVIVDIEFEGPDPDRQRAWVDAVFEALESEPNPHPGGISGHFHLSTDGTRVLNYAEWESARAHVEALAAPGNGVGSATELWHRVQTWPGLKSSTVSRYDYALGLVPD; translated from the coding sequence ATGACCCGCCGCACCGACACCCACCCCGACCTCACCCGCCCCGAGATCGGCGCCCCCTTCTTCAGCACCTGGCGAGTGGGCACGCCCCTTCGACAGAAACAGAGCGTCGAGGCGATCGCCGACACCTGGGAGCGCCGCCCCTGGCCCACGGACGACCTGCTCGGCTACTACGTCTACACCGGCCAGGACGCCTCCACCCTGCTCCACTACTCGCAGTGGGCGAGCGAGCAGGCGTACGAGGCCTTCGTGCGGCGCCACCGGCAGGAGCGCAACGACGAGATCGACACCGCCGTACCGGGCATCGAGCGGCTGGGGCTCGGCCGGTACCGGCACTACCGCAGCGCCCGCCGCGAGGGCGACAGCCGTGTCCCCGGCTGCATCGTGATCGTCGACATCGAGTTCGAGGGCCCCGACCCCGACCGGCAGCGCGCCTGGGTCGACGCCGTCTTCGAGGCGCTGGAGAGCGAGCCGAACCCCCACCCCGGCGGCATCTCCGGCCACTTCCACCTCAGCACCGACGGCACGCGCGTCCTCAACTACGCCGAGTGGGAGAGCGCCCGGGCCCACGTCGAGGCCCTCGCCGCCCCGGGTAACGGCGTCGGCTCGGCGACCGAGCTGTGGCACCGGGTACAGACCTGGCCGGGGCTCAAGAGCAGCACGGTCAGCCGGTACGACTACGCCCTCGGCCTCGTCCCTGACTGA
- the dapA gene encoding 4-hydroxy-tetrahydrodipicolinate synthase, which translates to MTTTPSAAPPFGRTLCAMITPFTEAGSLDLDGAQRLAERLVSEGCDGLVLSGTTGESPTTSDAEKSDLIRAVREAVGGRASVVAGVGTFDTRHTVELALAAEKAGADGLLVVAPYYSKPPQDAVEAHFREVADAAGLPLALYDIPGRTGTRIEPETLIRIAEHPRVVAVKDCSYDFLGAQKVLSRTELAYYAGCDEHNLALYAVGGAGYVSTVANVVPRHLRSVLDAFDAGDTAGAARLQQRATPLIELMMSAGLPGTVTAKAVLHELGLPAGPVRAPLRPAGREAVDGLLAEYERLVALAV; encoded by the coding sequence ATGACGACGACGCCCTCCGCCGCCCCGCCCTTCGGCCGCACCCTCTGCGCCATGATCACGCCCTTCACCGAGGCGGGCTCGCTCGACCTCGACGGCGCTCAGCGGCTCGCCGAACGGCTGGTGTCCGAGGGGTGCGACGGGCTCGTACTCTCCGGCACGACGGGCGAGTCGCCGACCACGTCGGACGCCGAGAAGTCGGATCTGATCAGGGCCGTCCGGGAGGCGGTGGGCGGCCGGGCGTCGGTCGTCGCCGGTGTGGGCACCTTCGACACCCGGCACACCGTCGAGCTGGCCCTGGCGGCCGAAAAGGCGGGCGCCGACGGCCTGTTGGTGGTCGCGCCGTACTACAGCAAGCCCCCGCAGGACGCCGTCGAGGCACACTTCCGCGAGGTCGCCGACGCCGCCGGACTGCCCCTCGCGCTGTACGACATCCCGGGCCGCACCGGCACCCGCATCGAGCCGGAGACGCTGATCCGGATCGCCGAGCACCCCCGGGTCGTGGCGGTGAAGGACTGCTCCTACGACTTCCTCGGCGCCCAGAAGGTGCTGTCCCGGACCGAGTTGGCGTACTACGCGGGGTGCGACGAGCACAACCTCGCGCTGTACGCGGTGGGCGGGGCGGGCTACGTCAGCACGGTCGCCAATGTGGTTCCCCGCCATCTCCGTTCGGTACTGGACGCCTTCGACGCGGGAGACACGGCGGGCGCGGCCCGGCTCCAGCAACGGGCCACGCCCCTCATCGAGTTGATGATGTCGGCGGGCCTGCCCGGGACGGTCACCGCCAAGGCCGTACTCCATGAGCTCGGTCTGCCCGCGGGCCCGGTCCGAGCACCGCTGCGGCCCGCCGGCCGGGAGGCGGTCGACGGGCTGCTGGCGGAGTACGAGCGGCTGGTGGCCTTGGCCGTTTGA
- a CDS encoding phage holin family protein, protein MTGTTARERVRDEHHSVGELTGQAGEQLSRLVRQEVALAKEELAEKGRRAGRGGGLLGAAGAVAYAGLLFLAATATAALSLTLPLWAAALIVTAVLFAVAGLFAVTGRAQLRRAAPPTPEEALGSVRADVEEIKGRAHR, encoded by the coding sequence GTGACCGGGACCACGGCCCGCGAGCGGGTGCGGGACGAGCACCACTCGGTGGGCGAACTCACCGGACAGGCCGGCGAACAGCTCTCCCGTCTTGTACGGCAGGAAGTCGCCCTCGCCAAGGAGGAGCTGGCCGAGAAGGGCCGACGCGCCGGACGCGGCGGTGGGCTGCTGGGTGCGGCGGGCGCCGTCGCGTACGCCGGCCTGTTGTTCCTGGCCGCGACGGCCACCGCCGCGCTCTCGCTGACGCTGCCCCTGTGGGCGGCGGCGCTGATCGTGACGGCGGTGCTGTTCGCCGTCGCGGGCCTGTTCGCCGTGACCGGCCGCGCCCAGCTGCGGCGCGCAGCCCCTCCCACACCGGAGGAGGCGCTCGGCAGCGTCAGGGCCGATGTCGAGGAGATCAAGGGAAGGGCACACCGATGA
- a CDS encoding DUF3618 domain-containing protein: MTDRKAGAAGGKGAAKKGSAKAAAAGKAAAGKASGGAKGPEELRRQIEHTRGELGDTVSELAGKADVKGRAMARAADLRDKAGAMTVQLRSSAAQAGHAVQDRATRAGHVVQDKAAQAGHLVQDRAAQAGHTVQDRATQAGHTVQGKATHAGHVVEHSVPRPVRTIVQAGLRHPRPVLIAGAAVGAVVATRVMRHRRNGHH; this comes from the coding sequence ATGACGGACAGGAAGGCCGGGGCGGCAGGCGGTAAGGGGGCCGCGAAGAAGGGCTCCGCGAAGGCCGCCGCCGCGGGGAAGGCCGCGGCCGGGAAGGCGAGCGGCGGGGCCAAGGGCCCCGAGGAGCTTCGCCGCCAGATCGAGCACACCCGCGGCGAACTCGGCGACACCGTATCGGAGTTGGCCGGGAAGGCGGACGTCAAGGGCCGGGCCATGGCCCGCGCCGCCGACCTCAGGGACAAGGCGGGCGCGATGACCGTGCAGCTGCGCAGCAGCGCGGCCCAGGCGGGCCACGCGGTGCAGGACCGGGCGACCCGCGCCGGGCACGTCGTGCAGGACAAGGCGGCGCAGGCCGGTCACCTGGTGCAGGACCGCGCCGCACAGGCCGGTCACACCGTGCAGGACCGGGCGACCCAGGCCGGGCACACCGTCCAGGGCAAGGCGACGCACGCGGGCCACGTGGTCGAGCACAGCGTGCCGCGCCCCGTGCGCACCATCGTCCAGGCCGGCCTGCGGCATCCGCGCCCGGTGCTGATCGCCGGGGCGGCGGTGGGAGCGGTGGTCGCGACGCGGGTCATGCGGCACCGGCGCAACGGGCACCACTGA
- the dapD gene encoding 2,3,4,5-tetrahydropyridine-2,6-dicarboxylate N-succinyltransferase: MTDTTAPRTTGAVAAGLATIAADGTVLDTWFPAPELVAEPGPSGSERLSAERAAELLGGGATAAIGPDARRGVEVVAVRTVIASLDEKPIDAHDVYLRLHLLSHRLVKPHGLSLEGQFGFLANVAWTSLGPVAVDDVEKVRLNARAEGLHLQVTSIDKFPRMTDYVAPKGVRIADADRVRLGAHLAEGTTVMHEGFVNFNAGTLGTSMVEGRISAGVIVGDGSDIGGGASTMGTLSGGGNVIISIGERCLIGAEAGVGIALGDECVVEAGLYVTAGTRVTMPDGQIVKARELSGASNILFRRNSVTGTVEARPNNAVWGGLNEILHSHN, from the coding sequence ATGACCGACACGACTGCTCCTCGCACCACCGGCGCCGTGGCCGCCGGCCTCGCCACGATCGCTGCTGACGGCACTGTTCTCGACACTTGGTTCCCCGCGCCCGAGCTCGTCGCCGAGCCGGGTCCCTCCGGCAGTGAGCGGCTGTCCGCCGAGCGTGCCGCGGAGCTGCTCGGTGGCGGTGCCACCGCGGCGATCGGGCCGGATGCGCGCCGGGGCGTCGAGGTCGTCGCGGTCCGCACGGTCATCGCCTCGCTCGACGAGAAGCCGATCGACGCGCACGACGTCTACCTGCGCCTGCACCTGCTCTCCCACCGCCTGGTCAAGCCGCACGGCCTGAGCCTGGAGGGCCAGTTCGGCTTCCTCGCCAACGTCGCCTGGACCTCCCTCGGCCCGGTCGCCGTCGACGACGTCGAGAAGGTCCGGCTGAACGCCCGCGCCGAGGGCCTGCACCTCCAGGTGACCTCGATCGACAAGTTCCCGCGGATGACGGACTACGTGGCCCCCAAGGGCGTCCGCATCGCCGACGCCGACCGCGTGCGGCTCGGTGCCCACCTTGCCGAGGGCACCACCGTGATGCACGAGGGCTTCGTCAACTTCAACGCCGGCACCCTCGGCACCTCCATGGTCGAGGGCCGTATCTCCGCGGGCGTCATCGTCGGCGACGGCTCCGACATCGGTGGCGGCGCCTCCACGATGGGCACGCTGTCCGGCGGCGGCAACGTGATCATCTCCATCGGCGAGCGCTGCCTGATCGGCGCCGAGGCGGGCGTCGGCATCGCGCTCGGCGACGAGTGCGTCGTCGAGGCCGGCCTCTACGTCACCGCCGGCACCCGCGTCACCATGCCCGACGGCCAGATCGTCAAGGCCCGCGAGCTGTCCGGCGCCTCCAACATCCTCTTCCGCCGCAACTCGGTCACCGGCACCGTCGAGGCCCGCCCGAACAACGCGGTGTGGGGCGGTCTGAACGAGATCCTGCACAGCCACAACTGA
- a CDS encoding helix-turn-helix domain-containing protein: MLDVTVIEDPEAAAVSLDPIRARLLAELAAGPASAAMLAGKVGLPRQKVNYHLKALERHGLVELAGERRKGNVTERLMRATAASYVISPLALASVQPDPDRFRDQLSARWLLALGARLVRDVGSLITGAAKARKRLATYALDGEVRFASATERAAFIEELTAGVSALIRKYDAPDAEGGRDHRIVVAVHPTLKQTELE; encoded by the coding sequence ATGCTGGACGTCACCGTGATCGAGGACCCCGAGGCCGCAGCCGTCTCCCTGGACCCCATAAGGGCCCGGCTGCTCGCCGAGCTGGCGGCCGGCCCCGCGTCGGCCGCCATGCTGGCCGGGAAGGTCGGGCTGCCCCGGCAGAAGGTGAACTACCACCTCAAGGCGCTGGAGCGGCACGGCCTGGTCGAGCTGGCCGGTGAGCGGCGCAAGGGCAACGTCACCGAGCGGCTGATGCGGGCGACCGCAGCGTCGTACGTGATCTCCCCGCTCGCGCTCGCCTCCGTGCAGCCGGACCCGGACCGCTTCCGGGACCAGCTCTCCGCCCGCTGGCTGCTCGCCCTCGGCGCCCGGCTCGTGAGGGACGTCGGTTCGCTGATCACCGGCGCGGCGAAGGCCCGCAAGCGGCTGGCGACGTACGCGCTGGACGGCGAGGTCCGGTTCGCGTCGGCCACCGAACGGGCCGCGTTCATCGAGGAGTTGACGGCGGGCGTGAGCGCACTGATCCGCAAGTACGACGCGCCCGACGCCGAGGGCGGCCGGGATCACCGGATCGTTGTGGCGGTCCATCCCACGCTCAAGCAGACCGAGTTGGAATAG
- a CDS encoding multidrug efflux SMR transporter — translation MGYLLLAGAIAAEVAATTAMKYSDGFSRLWPSLVTALGYVVSFTLLAQTLKTVSVGTAYAIWAGVGTAAIATIGIVFMGEGMTVVKAAGIALIIVGVVVLNLGGAH, via the coding sequence ATGGGATACCTGCTGCTCGCCGGGGCCATCGCGGCCGAGGTGGCCGCCACGACCGCCATGAAGTACAGCGACGGTTTCAGCAGGCTGTGGCCGTCGCTGGTGACCGCGCTCGGGTACGTCGTGTCCTTCACATTGCTCGCCCAGACCCTGAAGACCGTCTCCGTGGGCACGGCGTACGCGATCTGGGCCGGCGTCGGCACCGCGGCCATCGCCACGATAGGGATCGTCTTCATGGGAGAAGGGATGACCGTCGTGAAGGCCGCCGGGATCGCGCTGATCATCGTCGGCGTGGTCGTGCTGAACCTGGGAGGCGCGCACTGA
- a CDS encoding TetR/AcrR family transcriptional regulator, with protein MPRRYDPERRRRIIDAAIRVVGEKGIAGLSHRAVAAEADVPLGSTTYHFKTLDDLMVAALRQASEGFAKVIASREGLEDPETDLATELAAWMGEWLAGDRTGVELEYELYLAALRRPALRPVAAEWAQDLADRLSRRTDAVTARALVALMDGICLQVLLAGGTYDEEYAREVLGRVIR; from the coding sequence ATGCCGCGGCGCTACGACCCCGAGCGGCGCCGGCGGATCATCGACGCGGCGATCCGGGTCGTCGGGGAGAAGGGCATCGCGGGGCTCAGCCACCGCGCCGTCGCCGCCGAGGCGGATGTGCCGCTCGGCTCCACGACGTACCACTTCAAGACCCTCGACGACCTGATGGTCGCCGCCCTGCGCCAGGCGAGCGAGGGCTTCGCCAAGGTGATCGCCTCCCGTGAGGGTCTGGAGGACCCGGAAACCGACCTCGCCACCGAGCTCGCCGCCTGGATGGGGGAGTGGCTCGCGGGGGACCGCACCGGCGTCGAGCTGGAGTACGAGCTCTACCTCGCCGCCCTGCGCCGCCCTGCCCTGCGCCCGGTCGCCGCCGAGTGGGCACAGGACCTCGCCGATCGGCTGTCCCGTCGTACGGACGCGGTCACCGCGCGGGCGCTGGTGGCGCTGATGGACGGGATCTGTCTGCAGGTGCTGCTTGCCGGTGGTACCTACGACGAGGAGTACGCGCGGGAGGTGCTGGGCCGGGTCATCCGGTGA
- the sufU gene encoding Fe-S cluster assembly sulfur transfer protein SufU, with product MKLDSMYQEVILDHYKNPHGRGLRDGDAEVHHVNPTCGDEITLRVKYDGTKIEDVSYEGQGCSISQASASVLNELLVGKELSDAQKIQETFLELMQSKGRIEPDDAMEEVLEDAVAFAGVSKYPARVKCALLSWMAWKDATAQVLGGADAERKTA from the coding sequence ATGAAGCTGGATTCGATGTACCAGGAAGTCATCCTGGACCACTACAAGAACCCGCACGGGCGTGGTCTGAGGGATGGCGACGCCGAGGTGCACCACGTGAACCCGACGTGCGGCGACGAGATCACCCTGCGTGTGAAGTACGACGGCACGAAGATCGAGGACGTCTCGTACGAGGGCCAGGGCTGCTCGATCAGCCAGGCGTCGGCGTCGGTCCTCAACGAACTCCTCGTCGGCAAGGAGCTGTCCGACGCGCAGAAGATCCAGGAGACCTTCCTGGAGCTGATGCAGTCCAAGGGCAGGATCGAACCGGACGACGCGATGGAGGAGGTGCTGGAGGACGCGGTCGCGTTCGCCGGTGTCTCCAAGTACCCGGCCCGGGTGAAGTGCGCCCTCCTGAGCTGGATGGCGTGGAAGGACGCGACGGCCCAGGTGCTGGGCGGAGCCGACGCCGAAAGGAAGACGGCATGA
- a CDS encoding AbfB domain-containing protein → MPENKSRPPHDQPWENGWAPDTSRAPGTRRLWLAGGMAVVTIVACFTAIAVTDRAPDVGVRAAPADDTTSVPGLISFATPSETPPPKGKSGLSTAEETTTAPGRQDADAPEPKPEPEPSKSPSHEGSSAPAPKPPATTWRSVRSVNYPDRYWHASGGYVKLDAVRGSESREDSTFKLVKGLGNASCYSFATADGAYLRHRSFVLRSERNDGSALFKQDATFCARAAGYSGAVMLESVNYPGRFLRHQNFQLKLDPYQHSSLYLADSAFRLMAGLA, encoded by the coding sequence ATGCCAGAAAACAAGTCCCGGCCGCCTCACGACCAACCTTGGGAGAACGGCTGGGCCCCGGACACCTCCCGGGCACCGGGGACGCGCCGCCTCTGGTTGGCGGGCGGGATGGCAGTGGTGACGATCGTCGCCTGTTTCACGGCGATTGCCGTGACGGACAGGGCGCCTGACGTGGGGGTACGCGCGGCGCCGGCCGACGACACCACGTCGGTCCCCGGCCTGATCTCCTTCGCCACCCCGTCGGAGACCCCTCCCCCCAAGGGCAAGAGCGGCCTGTCGACCGCCGAGGAGACGACGACGGCGCCCGGCCGACAGGACGCCGACGCGCCCGAGCCGAAGCCGGAGCCGGAGCCGTCCAAGTCGCCTTCCCACGAGGGCAGTTCAGCTCCCGCCCCGAAGCCCCCGGCCACCACCTGGCGGTCCGTCCGCTCGGTCAACTACCCCGACCGCTACTGGCACGCGAGCGGCGGCTACGTGAAGCTGGACGCGGTCCGTGGCTCGGAGAGCCGCGAGGACTCCACCTTCAAGCTGGTCAAGGGCCTGGGCAACGCCTCCTGCTACTCCTTCGCCACGGCCGACGGCGCCTACCTCCGCCACCGCAGCTTCGTCCTGCGCTCCGAACGCAACGACGGCTCCGCCCTGTTCAAGCAGGACGCCACCTTCTGCGCCCGCGCAGCGGGGTATTCGGGCGCGGTCATGCTGGAGTCGGTCAACTACCCGGGCCGTTTCCTGCGCCACCAGAACTTCCAGCTGAAACTGGACCCTTACCAGCACAGCTCCCTCTACCTGGCGGACTCCGCGTTCCGGCTGATGGCAGGGCTGGCCTGA